From a region of the Candidatus Rhabdochlamydia porcellionis genome:
- the ligA gene encoding NAD-dependent DNA ligase LigA codes for MSSKQVSFTHKQYMQFIEEIHKHDQLYFLEAKPVISDYEYDQLVKKIEEMEKIHPEWVDPSSPTQRLTDQPSKGFTQIKHTTPMLSLSNTYSQEEVEDFIKRMQKWLGSQSLQFCTEMKMDGVAITACYENGKLLQALTRGDGKVGDDITANIRAIRSIPLCIKTKERIEVRGEVFMLHKVFQKLNQSKLAVGDELWANSRNAAAGSLKLLDANQVAKRSLSAVFYAFANEAEAPCTSQYDCHHYLKSLGLPSFSDVYIKRCHTANEIMDFAKQIEKKRHHLAFDIDGIVVKMDLLKDHAELGVTGKSPRWAIAYKFAPEQAETRIRDITVQVGRTGVLTPVAELEPVLLAGSTIARATLHNREEIERKDIRIKDYVIIEKGGDVIPKVLQVNLKRRIKSSTPWNMPHFCPSCGSKVVHYEGKVAMRCPNTKNCPEQVMRKIFFFASKDAMNIEHLGDKVTKQLIEKKLIRSAADLYQLTKEDLAQLEGFKEKSIQNLLNSIDKSRHISLDRFILALGIKYVGEGSAELLAQTARTIDRLLEMRVDELQKIQGIGEKTAIAVIEYFKDPNHLQEVKALLKAGVKPQSVQTIQVENHCFANKIFVLTGTLKEYSRTDATLLIKERGGRVTNSVSRNTDYLLIGEDPGSKLAKAQEYKVHVLNEQAFKNLL; via the coding sequence TTGTCTTCTAAACAAGTTTCTTTTACGCATAAACAATACATGCAATTTATAGAAGAGATCCATAAACACGATCAACTCTATTTTCTCGAAGCAAAACCTGTTATCTCAGATTATGAATATGATCAATTAGTAAAAAAAATAGAAGAAATGGAGAAAATCCATCCAGAGTGGGTCGATCCCTCCTCTCCTACCCAGCGTTTGACAGACCAGCCTTCTAAGGGGTTTACTCAAATAAAACATACAACCCCCATGCTTTCCTTAAGCAACACCTATTCACAAGAAGAAGTCGAAGATTTTATTAAACGCATGCAAAAATGGCTAGGTTCTCAAAGTTTGCAGTTTTGTACAGAGATGAAAATGGATGGGGTAGCGATAACTGCCTGTTATGAAAATGGTAAATTGTTACAAGCTCTCACTCGAGGAGACGGCAAAGTAGGTGATGATATTACAGCAAATATTAGAGCTATTCGCTCTATTCCTCTTTGTATAAAGACAAAAGAGAGAATAGAGGTTAGAGGAGAAGTGTTTATGTTGCATAAGGTTTTTCAAAAGCTCAATCAATCCAAGTTGGCTGTAGGAGATGAGTTATGGGCAAATTCAAGAAATGCAGCAGCAGGGTCTTTAAAGCTACTTGATGCAAATCAAGTAGCTAAACGTTCTCTAAGCGCTGTGTTTTATGCTTTTGCTAATGAAGCAGAGGCTCCTTGTACATCTCAATACGATTGTCATCACTATTTAAAATCTTTAGGTCTTCCTAGTTTTTCTGATGTATATATCAAGCGTTGCCATACAGCAAATGAGATTATGGATTTTGCAAAACAGATTGAGAAAAAAAGACATCATCTTGCGTTTGATATCGATGGGATTGTGGTGAAAATGGATCTATTAAAAGATCACGCAGAGCTCGGTGTTACAGGGAAAAGTCCTAGATGGGCAATTGCTTATAAATTTGCTCCTGAGCAGGCTGAAACAAGAATTAGAGATATTACTGTGCAAGTAGGTAGGACAGGAGTATTAACCCCAGTAGCTGAATTAGAGCCTGTATTATTAGCTGGTAGCACAATTGCTCGGGCTACACTGCATAATCGAGAAGAAATAGAAAGAAAAGACATTCGCATTAAAGATTATGTAATTATTGAGAAAGGAGGCGATGTAATTCCTAAAGTGCTGCAAGTTAACTTAAAAAGACGCATAAAATCCTCAACTCCTTGGAATATGCCGCACTTTTGCCCAAGTTGTGGTAGCAAAGTAGTACACTATGAAGGTAAAGTTGCCATGCGTTGTCCTAATACCAAAAACTGCCCTGAACAAGTTATGCGTAAAATTTTCTTTTTTGCAAGTAAAGATGCTATGAATATTGAACATTTAGGGGACAAGGTAACCAAACAACTCATCGAAAAAAAATTGATTCGAAGTGCAGCTGATCTCTATCAATTGACTAAGGAAGATTTAGCTCAACTAGAAGGATTTAAGGAAAAATCGATTCAAAACTTGCTAAATAGCATTGATAAATCTCGCCATATAAGTTTAGATCGGTTTATTTTAGCTTTGGGGATTAAATATGTAGGAGAAGGCTCTGCCGAATTGCTTGCACAAACAGCTAGGACAATCGATAGGCTTTTAGAAATGCGTGTGGATGAATTGCAGAAAATTCAAGGAATTGGAGAAAAAACGGCTATTGCTGTTATTGAATATTTTAAAGATCCAAATCATTTACAAGAGGTAAAGGCTTTACTCAAAGCTGGTGTAAAACCTCAATCGGTGCAAACAATTCAGGTTGAAAATCACTGTTTTGCTAATAAAATATTTGTGTTAACCGGTACTTTAAAAGAATATAGTAGAACAGATGCTACTCTTCTCATTAAAGAAAGAGGAGGTAGGGTAACAAACTCTGTTAGTCGCAATACCGATTATCTTTTAATAGGCGAAGATCCAGGATCTAAATTGGCCAAAGCACAAGAATACAAAGTCCATGTATTAAATGAACAGGCTTTTAAAAATCTGCTATAG
- the glgB gene encoding 1,4-alpha-glucan branching protein GlgB: protein MFLDYFQEKIHSSPHDVLGLHLSDNGKRVIRLWRPGAENIYLEVFGAIVQARKVENEGLFECEVPEKTEFRDYRIYHQNGLLANDPYAFEPIFGELDKHLFAQGVHYRLYEIMGGKVITHQGIAGVKFTVWAPNAKWVSLVGDFNHWDGRINPMRSYGGIWELFIPGIGNYQKYKFEIHTDKEVFLKTDPYANYCELRPANASIVFDVDRYEWHDLVWREKQLKRNRDSYPLNIYEVHLGSWKKKEGNYLNYREIAFELAQYCNQMRFSHVELLPITEYPLDESWGYQVTGFFAPTSRFGTPEDFQYFVDYLHQQNIGIILDWVPAHFPLDSHSLHLFDGTCLYEHKDIRQGYHPQWSTCIFNYGRFEVSNFLIASALFWLDKMHVDGFRVDAVASMLYLDYGREAGEWLPNAYGGRENLAAIEFIKHLNSIVHQLFPFALMCAEESTSFTGVTHSLEKGGLGFDLKWNMGWMNDSLQYFSKDPLFRSYHQNILTFSLLYAFSEKFILPLSHDEVVHGKAHLLSKMPGDDWKKFANVRLFYSYQICHPGKKLVFMGIELGMWKEWNSQEELSWGLLAYERHQMLQRFFQQMNAFYQKNFALWQWDFDSKGFEWIDFSDQQNCCISYLRKAKQQLLFCVHNFSANYIPNYVIPLPNVVQITEVFNTDKEEYGGSGKLNSSIEIMNNPQKNPIGVQFQLSPLATMIFEVQFVF, encoded by the coding sequence GTGTTTTTAGATTACTTTCAAGAAAAGATCCATTCTAGTCCCCATGATGTATTAGGTTTACATCTAAGCGATAATGGTAAAAGAGTGATTCGTCTTTGGCGTCCTGGAGCAGAGAATATTTATTTAGAGGTATTTGGTGCAATTGTTCAAGCTAGAAAAGTGGAGAATGAGGGGTTATTTGAATGTGAAGTCCCTGAAAAAACAGAGTTTAGAGACTATCGTATTTATCACCAAAATGGTTTGTTAGCAAATGATCCTTACGCCTTTGAACCTATTTTTGGCGAGTTAGATAAACATTTGTTTGCTCAAGGGGTACATTATCGTCTCTATGAAATTATGGGAGGGAAAGTAATCACGCATCAAGGAATTGCAGGAGTGAAATTTACAGTTTGGGCTCCCAATGCAAAATGGGTTTCTTTGGTAGGCGATTTTAATCATTGGGATGGTCGTATTAATCCCATGCGTAGTTATGGGGGCATTTGGGAGTTGTTTATTCCAGGGATTGGTAATTATCAAAAATACAAGTTTGAAATTCATACCGATAAAGAGGTATTCCTTAAAACAGATCCTTATGCAAACTATTGTGAGTTAAGACCTGCTAATGCTTCTATTGTATTTGATGTTGATCGATATGAATGGCACGATTTGGTTTGGCGAGAAAAACAACTAAAACGCAATAGAGATAGTTACCCTTTGAATATCTATGAGGTCCACCTTGGATCCTGGAAAAAAAAGGAAGGGAATTATCTCAATTATAGAGAGATTGCTTTTGAGTTAGCTCAATATTGCAATCAGATGAGATTTTCTCATGTAGAACTTCTCCCCATTACAGAATATCCTCTTGATGAATCATGGGGATATCAAGTAACGGGTTTTTTTGCCCCGACTAGTCGATTTGGAACTCCCGAAGATTTCCAATATTTTGTAGATTATCTACACCAGCAAAATATTGGAATCATTTTAGATTGGGTTCCAGCGCATTTTCCTCTAGATAGTCATTCTTTGCATCTCTTTGATGGAACGTGTTTATATGAACATAAAGATATACGTCAAGGATATCACCCTCAGTGGAGTACCTGTATTTTTAATTATGGTAGATTTGAAGTGTCGAATTTTCTGATCGCAAGCGCTCTTTTTTGGCTTGATAAAATGCATGTTGATGGCTTTCGAGTAGATGCAGTAGCTTCTATGCTTTATTTAGATTATGGAAGAGAAGCTGGTGAATGGCTTCCTAATGCGTATGGAGGTAGAGAAAATTTAGCTGCCATTGAGTTTATCAAACATCTTAACTCCATTGTGCATCAATTATTCCCTTTTGCATTGATGTGTGCTGAGGAATCTACCTCCTTTACCGGTGTAACCCATTCTTTAGAAAAAGGCGGTCTTGGTTTTGACCTTAAATGGAATATGGGTTGGATGAATGATAGTTTGCAGTATTTTTCTAAAGATCCTCTTTTTCGCAGTTATCATCAAAATATACTTACGTTTAGTTTACTATATGCTTTTTCTGAGAAATTTATTCTTCCTTTGTCTCATGATGAGGTTGTTCATGGCAAAGCTCATCTATTGTCTAAAATGCCAGGGGATGACTGGAAAAAATTTGCAAATGTACGTCTGTTCTATAGTTATCAAATCTGTCACCCAGGAAAAAAGTTGGTTTTTATGGGGATAGAGTTAGGTATGTGGAAAGAATGGAACTCTCAAGAAGAGCTCTCTTGGGGGCTTTTAGCGTATGAAAGACACCAAATGCTTCAGAGATTTTTTCAACAAATGAATGCTTTTTATCAGAAAAATTTCGCATTATGGCAGTGGGATTTTGATTCTAAAGGGTTTGAGTGGATAGATTTTTCAGACCAACAGAATTGTTGTATTAGCTATTTAAGAAAAGCTAAGCAGCAGCTTTTATTTTGTGTGCATAATTTTAGTGCTAATTATATACCTAATTATGTAATTCCTTTGCCAAATGTTGTGCAAATAACAGAAGTATTTAATACAGATAAAGAGGAGTACGGTGGTTCTGGTAAACTAAACTCTTCCATAGAAATCATGAATAATCCGCAAAAAAATCCAATCGGTGTACAATTTCAACTCTCTCCACTTGCAACAATGATTTTTGAGGTGCAATTTGTCTTCTAA
- a CDS encoding NEL-type E3 ubiquitin ligase domain-containing protein, whose product MLTRSINKFLQQSFLIMSFKSVRSIDLFSLVALAFPCFSINYKYSGFSIRKIIDIWDKNKAATVVKIRWITSKLNLHNASFEAVLDQWVKGASGLEFPSRIEARRRILNFFVSSQEKKCLSLYNLRLTSLPDVFRFTLFSNNLEHFGELPRFFNQLQALTHLNLASNQLSSLPECIGSLKSLANLDLSDNQISYLPECIGSLKSLANLDLSDNQIRELPKSFGQLQALVYLDLESNQLSSLPECIGGLKSLAGLDLSDNQIRELPRSLNQLQALTHLHLGSNQLSSLPECIGGLESLIDLDLSDNQIRELPRSLNQLQALTHLHLGSNQLSSLPGFIGDLQTLISLDLSDNLDLSELPDQMLGLSSDCIITFTIDELSQETLEGIYETVSDPEYRGPFLRILSRERSIKESLIELYQITGRSPIEFSLLEETEELRSWLHRLFTTANFQKGGVLQKEFANKIISCLNQANKNKEFYEVFFTLIQDATGTCGDRIALSVLHLDIAHKIANIALEKMKELADFLIKGPWTIKILEEIARDKVSASSALDEIEVYLGYPVQLREKLEIPIDITEMLFFSCSGLSPEDLSNAEEHVLKKRENKEECFTFLVDNDKWIEALKNRYPTEFEAAQKKRTECTGGESEQDVIAGDKFKEKLVELTKKALE is encoded by the coding sequence ATGTTAACTCGTTCAATTAATAAATTTTTACAACAATCATTTCTAATAATGTCTTTTAAATCTGTTCGGTCAATAGATTTGTTTTCATTAGTTGCTTTAGCTTTTCCTTGCTTTTCCATTAATTATAAGTATTCTGGTTTCTCTATAAGAAAAATCATAGATATTTGGGATAAAAATAAAGCAGCAACTGTAGTCAAAATAAGATGGATTACTTCAAAGTTAAATTTACATAATGCTTCATTTGAAGCAGTCTTAGATCAATGGGTAAAAGGAGCTTCAGGTTTAGAATTTCCAAGCCGGATTGAAGCTCGAAGAAGGATCTTGAACTTTTTTGTTTCTAGTCAAGAAAAAAAGTGCCTTTCGCTGTATAATTTAAGATTAACTTCTCTTCCTGATGTTTTTCGTTTTACACTTTTTTCAAATAATCTAGAACATTTTGGAGAGTTGCCAAGATTTTTTAACCAGTTGCAAGCGTTGACACACTTGAACCTTGCATCTAATCAACTTAGCTCTTTACCAGAGTGTATCGGTAGTCTGAAGTCTTTGGCAAATTTAGATCTCTCAGATAATCAGATTAGCTATTTACCAGAGTGTATCGGTAGCCTGAAATCTTTGGCAAATTTAGATCTCTCAGATAATCAGATTAGAGAGTTGCCAAAATCCTTTGGTCAGTTGCAAGCACTAGTATACCTGGATCTTGAATCCAATCAACTTAGCTCTTTACCAGAGTGTATCGGTGGCCTGAAATCTTTGGCAGGCTTAGATCTCTCAGATAATCAGATTAGAGAGTTGCCAAGATCTCTTAATCAGTTGCAAGCATTGACACATTTACACCTTGGATCCAATCAACTTAGCTCTTTACCAGAGTGTATCGGTGGTCTGGAATCTTTGATAGACTTAGATCTCTCAGATAATCAGATTAGAGAGTTGCCAAGATCTCTTAACCAGTTGCAAGCATTGACACATTTGCACCTTGGATCCAATCAACTTAGCTCTTTACCAGGATTTATTGGTGATTTGCAGACCTTAATTAGTTTGGATCTTAGTGACAATTTGGATTTATCTGAGTTACCTGATCAGATGTTAGGATTATCATCAGACTGCATAATAACCTTCACAATAGATGAACTTTCTCAAGAGACTTTAGAAGGGATATATGAGACTGTTTCTGATCCTGAGTATAGAGGTCCCTTTCTTAGAATCCTCTCACGGGAAAGGTCTATTAAAGAGTCTTTAATAGAGTTGTATCAAATCACTGGTAGATCTCCTATAGAGTTTTCTCTTCTTGAAGAGACAGAAGAGTTACGCTCTTGGTTGCATCGATTATTTACTACTGCTAATTTTCAAAAAGGAGGGGTCTTACAAAAAGAATTTGCTAATAAAATTATAAGTTGTTTAAATCAAGCAAATAAAAATAAAGAATTTTATGAGGTTTTTTTTACTCTTATTCAAGATGCAACAGGAACCTGTGGAGATAGAATAGCCTTATCTGTTTTACACTTAGACATTGCTCATAAAATTGCAAATATTGCACTTGAGAAAATGAAAGAACTTGCTGACTTTCTGATTAAAGGTCCATGGACTATTAAAATATTAGAAGAGATTGCTCGTGATAAAGTTTCTGCTTCATCTGCTTTGGATGAGATTGAAGTCTATCTTGGGTATCCGGTTCAACTTAGAGAAAAATTAGAAATCCCTATAGATATTACAGAAATGCTTTTTTTTTCTTGTAGTGGATTAAGCCCTGAAGATCTAAGTAATGCTGAAGAACATGTTTTAAAAAAGCGAGAAAATAAAGAAGAATGTTTTACATTTCTTGTTGATAATGATAAGTGGATAGAAGCTCTTAAAAATAGATATCCTACAGAATTTGAAGCTGCGCAAAAGAAGAGAACGGAATGTACGGGAGGAGAAAGTGAGCAGGATGTTATTGCTGGAGATAAATTTAAGGAAAAATTAGTAGAATTAACGAAGAAAGCCTTAGAGTAA
- a CDS encoding IS630 transposase-related protein, with product MKTAVFYACKRLKITLKKRRPSIKKEMMRKESRGNC from the coding sequence ATTAAAACTGCGGTTTTTTATGCATGTAAAAGACTAAAGATTACTTTAAAAAAAAGACGCCCTTCTATCAAGAAAGAGATGATGAGAAAAGAGAGTAGAGGAAATTGCTGA
- a CDS encoding transposase: MAVKNRSNILAPFCYTGTCNTQLFNMWLEQILIPELKPGQVVILDNASFHKSKESLEIIKRARCEVLFLPPYSPDLNPIEKFWAHFKKRVKEALT, from the coding sequence ATAGCAGTTAAGAATCGATCAAATATTTTAGCACCCTTTTGTTATACAGGAACATGTAATACCCAGTTGTTTAACATGTGGCTCGAACAAATACTCATCCCTGAGCTAAAACCTGGACAAGTAGTTATTTTGGATAATGCGAGTTTTCATAAGTCCAAAGAGAGTTTAGAAATCATTAAAAGAGCTAGATGCGAAGTATTATTTTTGCCTCCCTATTCTCCTGATTTGAATCCTATCGAAAAGTTTTGGGCACATTTTAAGAAAAGAGTAAAAGAAGCCTTAACCTGA
- the mtaB gene encoding tRNA (N(6)-L-threonylcarbamoyladenosine(37)-C(2))-methylthiotransferase MtaB — protein MNQKKKFKVVTLGCRTNQYESQAYQDQLLTLGYREAKEAEQVDLCIVNTCTVTESADSSSRYQIRHLHRKYPDAKIVVTGCLVESAKKALQAMDEIDCVVPNKDKENLLSYVFPEQEMPEFKICQFEARTRAFVKVQDGCNSFCTYCIIPYVRGRSRSRDITEILQEVKGLIANGYKEIVLTGINIGDFESKQIRLADLVKQVDAIEGIQRLRISSIDPDEVDEDLADAVLRSKHTCASMHVVLQSGSNTILKRMNRKYTREVFLETIDRLRKANPDFTFTTDIIVGFPGESELDFQDTLAVMDYVRFAKVHMFPYSPRPRTRAALYPNRVDPAVVSIRKQQVLRLAEEHAYFLREKYVGSILPVLIEKAEDVSSGHTENFLQVISQDKGLKSNDLVEMQLYENTPEGLLGRIV, from the coding sequence ATGAACCAGAAAAAAAAATTTAAAGTTGTCACTTTAGGCTGTCGTACTAATCAATACGAATCACAGGCTTATCAAGATCAATTGCTTACCTTAGGCTATAGAGAGGCCAAAGAAGCAGAGCAGGTAGATTTATGCATTGTGAATACTTGCACCGTTACAGAGTCAGCAGATAGCTCCAGCCGCTATCAAATTCGTCATTTACATCGCAAATACCCTGATGCAAAGATTGTTGTTACGGGATGCCTTGTGGAAAGCGCAAAAAAGGCCTTGCAGGCCATGGATGAGATAGATTGTGTTGTGCCCAATAAAGACAAGGAAAATCTTCTCTCTTATGTATTCCCAGAACAAGAGATGCCGGAATTTAAAATCTGTCAATTTGAAGCCCGTACCCGAGCCTTTGTTAAAGTCCAAGATGGATGTAATTCCTTTTGCACGTATTGTATCATTCCTTATGTACGAGGACGTTCTCGTTCTCGAGATATAACAGAGATTTTGCAAGAGGTAAAGGGATTAATTGCCAATGGATATAAAGAAATTGTTTTAACAGGGATTAATATTGGTGATTTTGAGTCTAAGCAAATTCGTTTAGCAGATCTGGTTAAGCAAGTAGATGCAATAGAAGGAATACAAAGGCTACGTATTTCTTCGATTGATCCCGATGAAGTAGATGAGGATTTAGCAGATGCTGTTTTACGCTCAAAGCACACCTGTGCTTCTATGCATGTTGTTCTACAATCAGGATCAAATACCATTTTAAAACGCATGAATCGTAAATATACCAGAGAGGTTTTTCTAGAAACAATAGATAGATTACGCAAAGCAAACCCTGATTTTACCTTTACAACCGATATCATAGTTGGTTTCCCAGGTGAAAGCGAACTAGATTTTCAAGATACGCTAGCTGTGATGGATTACGTACGTTTTGCAAAAGTACATATGTTTCCCTATAGTCCACGCCCACGGACAAGAGCAGCTCTTTATCCCAACCGAGTAGATCCAGCAGTTGTTAGCATAAGAAAACAACAGGTTTTGCGCTTAGCAGAAGAACATGCGTATTTTTTAAGAGAAAAATATGTGGGATCTATTCTTCCTGTATTAATAGAGAAAGCAGAAGATGTCTCCAGTGGCCATACAGAAAATTTTCTGCAAGTAATTAGTCAAGATAAAGGTCTTAAATCTAATGATCTTGTAGAGATGCAACTATATGAAAACACTCCTGAAGGTCTCTTGGGAAGGATTGTATGA
- the radC gene encoding RadC family protein — protein MTLKAIPVEERPRERLLRDGIDSLSLAELIAIVLSSGTRGKSVLSLSEELIMRFGSLEYLLDASVIELMELKGIGLAKAIQLKAVFGIALKCRRPQSLKKYSIQSVEEAYLLAKGEIGHYSQEILLVILRDVRGFLIHREQVAVGTLSQVLIHPREVFYPAVRYKAHSMILAHNHPSGDPTPSHADIELTKVLMQSGQIMGIEIDDHLIIGRDRFVSLKEQGIMNSFSKY, from the coding sequence ATGACTTTAAAAGCAATTCCAGTAGAGGAGAGGCCAAGAGAGCGTTTATTACGAGATGGAATTGATTCTCTTTCTTTAGCAGAGCTCATAGCTATTGTTTTAAGCAGTGGAACGCGAGGCAAATCGGTTTTAAGTTTATCAGAAGAACTCATTATGCGATTTGGTAGTCTTGAATATCTTTTAGATGCTTCTGTAATTGAGCTTATGGAACTCAAAGGAATAGGACTTGCTAAAGCAATTCAGCTAAAAGCGGTTTTTGGTATTGCATTAAAATGTCGTCGCCCTCAGTCTTTAAAAAAATACTCTATTCAATCTGTGGAAGAGGCTTATCTTCTAGCAAAAGGAGAAATTGGTCATTATTCTCAAGAAATTTTATTAGTCATTCTGCGAGATGTGCGTGGGTTTTTAATTCACAGAGAACAGGTAGCGGTTGGAACGTTATCTCAGGTATTGATCCACCCAAGGGAAGTATTTTATCCTGCTGTGCGTTATAAGGCTCATAGTATGATTTTAGCTCATAATCACCCCAGTGGAGATCCCACTCCATCTCATGCTGATATTGAATTGACAAAAGTTCTTATGCAATCTGGCCAGATCATGGGTATTGAGATTGATGACCATTTGATTATAGGTAGAGATCGTTTTGTTTCTTTGAAAGAACAAGGTATTATGAATAGTTTTTCAAAATATTAA
- the hflX gene encoding GTPase HflX codes for MTIDLASLELKNLHRAILVGVYSHSQQKGFCIDYLSELERLCDTYGWQVVATFACMLRKVDAATYLSKGKVEELAQMVIDLNADVVVFDDEISPHQQRNLEKQLKKSVIDRTELIIEVFAQRAQTREARLQIELAKTRYQMPRLKRLWTHLSRQSTGGGAYLKGEGEKQLEIDRRILRRQIGSLKQEIDQVAKQRHTQRGLRMRTQIPTFAIVGYTNVGKSTLLRALTQADILVEDKLFATLDTTTRKFVLPNKQSILLIDTVGFIRKIPHTLVAAFRSTLEEAIHTDILLHLIDVSHPMAFSQAEETLVVLKELGAKDKPIITVLNKIDLCPNSSTLAKFRILYQKTVPICAQTGEGFELLLDSMMREIALLRKTVRIKIPQSHYALVSELMRLGRVLECEYEENDVIMKLEIPASLEHRLQSFLLG; via the coding sequence ATGACAATTGACCTAGCATCACTTGAGTTAAAAAATTTACATAGAGCGATTCTTGTAGGGGTTTATTCTCATAGCCAACAAAAAGGTTTTTGTATTGATTATTTAAGTGAGTTAGAACGTCTTTGTGACACCTATGGTTGGCAAGTTGTTGCTACATTTGCCTGCATGTTACGTAAAGTAGATGCTGCAACTTACTTAAGTAAAGGTAAAGTAGAAGAGCTAGCCCAAATGGTGATAGATTTAAACGCTGATGTAGTTGTATTTGATGATGAGATTAGTCCTCATCAACAGCGTAATTTAGAAAAGCAGTTAAAAAAATCTGTAATTGATCGCACAGAGTTAATTATTGAAGTGTTTGCACAAAGAGCACAAACTAGAGAAGCGCGTCTGCAAATTGAGCTTGCTAAAACAAGATATCAGATGCCTCGCTTGAAGCGTTTATGGACCCATCTTTCTCGTCAAAGTACTGGAGGTGGAGCTTATTTAAAAGGCGAAGGAGAAAAGCAGCTGGAAATTGATAGACGGATTCTACGGCGTCAAATCGGTTCGCTAAAGCAAGAAATCGACCAAGTAGCTAAGCAGCGCCATACGCAGAGAGGTTTGAGAATGCGCACGCAAATACCGACATTTGCCATAGTAGGTTATACAAATGTAGGTAAATCCACCCTTCTTAGAGCGCTAACGCAAGCTGATATTTTAGTAGAGGATAAGTTATTTGCAACTCTTGATACCACAACTCGTAAATTTGTTTTGCCTAATAAACAATCGATTTTATTAATCGATACTGTTGGATTCATTCGCAAGATTCCACATACACTCGTTGCAGCTTTTCGCAGTACACTAGAAGAGGCTATTCACACGGATATTTTATTGCATCTGATCGATGTAAGTCATCCAATGGCTTTTTCTCAAGCGGAGGAGACTCTAGTTGTTTTAAAAGAGCTCGGAGCTAAAGATAAACCAATTATTACCGTGTTGAATAAAATCGATCTATGTCCCAATTCTTCTACATTAGCCAAATTTCGGATTTTATATCAGAAAACTGTGCCTATTTGTGCTCAAACAGGAGAGGGCTTTGAACTCTTACTCGATAGCATGATGCGCGAAATTGCTCTTTTACGCAAAACAGTTCGAATCAAAATCCCACAAAGCCATTATGCGCTTGTTAGCGAATTGATGCGTTTAGGAAGGGTTCTTGAATGTGAGTATGAAGAAAATGATGTTATAATGAAATTAGAAATACCAGCTTCCTTAGAACATCGTCTGCAATCGTTTTTACTAGGCTAA
- a CDS encoding MBL fold metallo-hydrolase has translation MSIQAQFVFMGTGGSMGTPVIGCHCTTCDSLNQLDKRMRPSGLIQVSDKNFVIDVGPDFRMQALRLGIEKINGVLISHAHSDHIAGLDDLRAYYFLHKSKTPCLLSELTFKELKQRYPYLFQPTDNKKSVTAQLDFCVLPQEFGSIFFQGIQWAFFSYLHAGIQVTGFRVGNFAYVSDIRYYSNQVIDMLIGVETLTISVHKKEATEVHFGIEEAIEFSMLIGAKKTYFTHLSHDFEHGKIKLPSGFELAYDGMVIFFTIPKKDIYDN, from the coding sequence ATGAGCATACAAGCGCAATTTGTATTTATGGGAACCGGAGGATCTATGGGAACTCCTGTGATTGGTTGTCATTGTACGACATGTGATTCCCTTAATCAGTTAGATAAGCGGATGCGTCCTTCTGGTTTGATACAAGTATCGGATAAGAATTTTGTGATTGATGTAGGTCCTGATTTTCGTATGCAAGCTTTACGGTTAGGGATTGAAAAAATAAATGGTGTATTGATCTCTCATGCTCATTCAGATCACATTGCTGGATTGGATGATTTAAGAGCGTATTATTTTTTGCATAAATCTAAAACGCCTTGTTTGTTATCCGAGTTAACTTTTAAAGAATTAAAGCAACGCTATCCCTATTTATTCCAACCCACTGACAATAAAAAAAGTGTAACAGCTCAGCTCGATTTTTGTGTGCTTCCTCAAGAATTTGGCTCCATTTTTTTTCAAGGGATTCAATGGGCTTTCTTTTCTTATCTGCACGCAGGAATACAAGTAACGGGTTTTCGTGTAGGGAATTTTGCCTATGTGTCTGATATAAGGTATTACTCTAATCAAGTAATAGACATGCTAATTGGAGTAGAAACCCTTACGATAAGTGTGCATAAAAAAGAGGCTACAGAGGTGCACTTTGGGATAGAAGAAGCCATTGAATTCTCTATGCTTATAGGAGCTAAAAAAACGTATTTCACCCATTTATCTCATGATTTTGAACATGGTAAAATAAAGCTTCCTTCTGGATTTGAGCTTGCCTATGATGGTATGGTTATTTTTTTTACAATACCTAAAAAGGATATATATGACAATTGA